In one window of Pseudodesulfovibrio sp. S3 DNA:
- a CDS encoding glycosyltransferase — MNTLRILVVLPFYGGSLPIGRYVASALNEDGHLAEVFEAPEFYSAYDSLNNLKVTTDRLEYLRNSYLNVVSQSILAKVETFEPDLVLAMAQAPLNHQALKRLRRDGVATAMWFVEDYNLFTYWKSFAPMYDVFAVIQKGKIFEDLATIGQPNALYLPLAAQPDFHKPMDLTPVEKRKFGSEVSFMGAGYPNRRVAFRELINHDFKIWGNEWDGDHVLQPLVQLKGARVTPEECVKIFNATKINLNLHSSIQTDELVTLSDFVNPRTFELAACGAFQLVDKRTLMKDAFTEEELATFTSMEELVDKIDYFASRPEEREQIAKKSRERVLKEHTYVHRMRSLIAFTRERIESWPRKRTVSPVFATNFPPELEKDIRNLLGKLSLPNDVSFEDLVWAVRQQQGTLSDLDTAILFLDEWQKLYKKKHLIP, encoded by the coding sequence ATGAATACATTACGCATTCTTGTGGTGTTGCCGTTTTACGGCGGCTCACTTCCCATAGGGAGATACGTTGCTTCGGCCCTGAACGAAGACGGGCACTTGGCAGAAGTGTTCGAGGCCCCGGAATTCTACTCGGCCTATGACTCGCTCAACAACCTGAAGGTAACCACGGACCGCTTGGAATACTTGCGGAATTCCTATCTGAATGTCGTCAGCCAATCAATTCTGGCCAAGGTGGAAACCTTTGAGCCGGATCTGGTCCTGGCCATGGCTCAGGCCCCGCTCAACCACCAGGCTCTCAAACGGCTTCGCCGTGACGGGGTAGCCACGGCCATGTGGTTCGTGGAGGACTACAATCTCTTTACCTACTGGAAATCCTTTGCTCCCATGTATGATGTTTTTGCCGTCATCCAAAAAGGAAAAATATTCGAGGATCTTGCAACAATAGGCCAACCAAATGCCCTGTATCTGCCCTTGGCCGCCCAACCGGATTTTCACAAGCCAATGGACCTGACCCCGGTGGAAAAACGCAAGTTCGGTTCCGAGGTTTCCTTCATGGGAGCAGGGTACCCCAACCGCAGAGTGGCCTTCCGGGAACTGATCAATCATGATTTCAAGATATGGGGCAATGAATGGGATGGCGACCATGTGCTCCAACCTCTGGTTCAGCTCAAGGGAGCACGCGTAACCCCTGAAGAATGCGTAAAAATTTTCAACGCCACCAAAATCAACCTGAATCTGCATTCAAGCATTCAAACCGATGAATTGGTGACGTTGAGCGATTTCGTCAACCCGCGTACATTCGAACTGGCTGCCTGCGGAGCCTTCCAGTTGGTGGACAAGCGTACCCTCATGAAAGATGCGTTTACGGAAGAGGAATTGGCAACCTTTACTTCGATGGAGGAACTTGTCGATAAGATTGACTATTTTGCATCCAGACCCGAAGAGCGGGAACAGATTGCAAAAAAGAGCAGAGAGCGGGTCCTCAAGGAACATACATATGTCCATCGTATGCGCTCACTTATCGCTTTCACCAGGGAACGCATTGAATCCTGGCCCAGGAAAAGGACTGTCTCTCCTGTTTTTGCTACCAACTTTCCACCGGAACTTGAAAAGGATATCCGTAATCTCCTTGGAAAACTGAGCCTGCCCAACGATGTCTCCTTTGAAGACCTTGTCTGGGCAGTCAGACAACAACAGGGCACATTATCGGATTTGGATACGGCCATTCTCTTTTTGGATGAGTGGCAGAAACTCTACAAAAAAAAACACCTGATTCCTTAA
- a CDS encoding replication-associated recombination protein A, translating to MKLEIEENQPLADRIRPTTLDDFVGQGHIRNRIEAFTQSRRMPSLLLFGPPGCGKSTLAMLLAQLTGKKYLRVSAPEAGLTALRKMLPGQDILILDELHRFSKAQQDFFLPILESGEITLLATTTENPSFSVTRQLLSRLHVLRLRQLSREELIDVSMRGARELGVELEADSHKMLAAMAGGDARTLLNLLEYSAELPKEKRCPECLRESLPEILVRGDRDGDSHYELVSALIKSIRGSDPDAALYYLACLLESGEDPRFVTRRLIISASEDVGLGDSSALNHAMACHQAVEAIGMPEGFIPMAQTAVYLALAPKSNSTYAAYRTAQKEVRENGPMPVPLHLRNATTSLQREWGYGRGYLYPHNFPKSWADQDYLPSELVGRKFYHPKEQGEELKLLSWIKQFKRQR from the coding sequence ATGAAGCTTGAAATTGAAGAAAATCAACCTCTTGCGGATAGAATTCGCCCAACAACGCTGGATGATTTCGTAGGGCAGGGTCATATTCGCAACCGGATAGAGGCCTTTACACAGTCTCGGCGCATGCCGAGCCTGCTGCTGTTCGGTCCGCCTGGTTGTGGCAAATCCACCCTGGCCATGCTCCTGGCCCAGTTGACCGGCAAAAAGTATCTTCGGGTCAGCGCTCCTGAAGCCGGGTTGACCGCCTTGCGCAAGATGCTGCCCGGTCAGGATATTCTCATTCTTGATGAGCTGCATCGATTCAGCAAGGCGCAGCAGGATTTTTTTCTGCCTATCCTGGAGAGCGGCGAAATCACCCTGCTCGCCACCACCACGGAGAACCCTTCCTTCAGTGTGACTCGTCAGTTGCTCTCTCGCTTGCACGTCCTTCGTCTTCGGCAGCTCAGTCGTGAGGAATTGATAGACGTGAGCATGCGTGGGGCCAGGGAGCTCGGAGTTGAACTGGAAGCGGACAGTCACAAGATGTTGGCGGCCATGGCTGGAGGTGACGCACGTACCCTGTTGAATCTGCTTGAATATTCCGCTGAATTGCCCAAAGAAAAGCGATGCCCTGAATGCCTGCGTGAATCATTGCCGGAAATATTGGTGCGCGGCGATCGCGACGGGGATTCGCATTATGAACTGGTGTCTGCTTTGATCAAATCCATTCGCGGCAGCGACCCTGATGCGGCCTTGTATTATCTGGCCTGCCTGCTTGAGAGCGGTGAGGATCCCCGTTTTGTCACACGCAGGCTGATAATATCGGCTTCGGAAGATGTCGGCTTGGGCGATTCCTCTGCTCTCAATCATGCCATGGCCTGCCATCAGGCTGTGGAAGCCATAGGAATGCCTGAGGGTTTTATCCCCATGGCGCAAACGGCCGTCTATCTTGCCCTGGCCCCGAAGAGCAATTCCACCTATGCCGCTTACAGGACTGCACAAAAAGAGGTCCGGGAAAACGGTCCCATGCCGGTGCCATTGCATCTGCGTAATGCCACCACTTCCCTACAGCGTGAATGGGGATATGGACGCGGTTATCTTTATCCGCACAATTTTCCCAAATCATGGGCTGATCAGGACTACCTGCCGAGCGAACTGGTTGGTCGGAAATTCTATCACCCCAAAGAACAGGGAGAAGAACTGAAACTCTTGTCCTGGATCAAACAGTTCAAACGCCAACGGTAA
- a CDS encoding RsmE family RNA methyltransferase, protein MSRLNSFFLSPNEWPCKAGDTVSLSGAEARHMGTVLRTEKDQTVRLFDGMGHEGLFSVVEISKNQARLEALELKAHPVPTSGLTLAIGWGKSKRRGFLFEKVVELKGLGVILWQALRSQGNVPKDIKETWTDKCVQAAKQCGNPFIPVLETVSGGIDSLIAMADRFDHCYLAWEAEEAITPLAPPMLSKGPTLVVIGPEGGFDPSEAEKLIQAGFIPVTLGSSILRWETAALYCLSLAMYGIQDIQ, encoded by the coding sequence ATGTCGCGATTGAACTCATTTTTCCTGTCCCCGAACGAATGGCCCTGCAAGGCAGGCGATACCGTCTCCCTGAGCGGGGCCGAGGCTCGCCATATGGGTACCGTTCTCCGCACCGAAAAGGATCAGACAGTCAGACTGTTTGACGGCATGGGGCACGAGGGACTCTTCTCGGTTGTCGAAATATCGAAAAACCAGGCCAGGCTTGAAGCCCTTGAACTCAAGGCTCATCCTGTTCCGACTTCGGGTCTCACCCTGGCCATAGGTTGGGGCAAGTCCAAGAGACGCGGATTTCTCTTTGAAAAAGTAGTTGAGTTAAAGGGGCTTGGGGTTATCCTGTGGCAGGCCCTAAGGAGTCAGGGAAACGTTCCAAAGGATATAAAGGAGACGTGGACTGATAAATGCGTTCAAGCGGCGAAGCAATGCGGCAACCCGTTTATTCCTGTGTTGGAAACAGTGTCTGGTGGCATTGATTCCCTGATTGCCATGGCTGACCGATTCGACCACTGCTATTTGGCCTGGGAAGCTGAAGAGGCAATCACGCCATTGGCTCCACCAATGCTTTCCAAAGGCCCAACTCTTGTAGTAATCGGCCCTGAAGGCGGTTTTGATCCCAGCGAGGCCGAGAAATTGATTCAAGCCGGATTCATTCCGGTGACTCTCGGTAGCTCCATACTCCGATGGGAAACCGCTGCACTGTATTGTCTCAGTCTTGCTATGTATGGAATTCAGGATATACAATGA
- the lysA gene encoding diaminopimelate decarboxylase yields MHHFEHRDGVLFAEELSVTQLAETYGTPLYIYSAATFKRHYQAFDSAFKDLDHLTCFSVKANSNLSVLKLLAEQGAGMDIVSGGELYRALRAGVDPSRIVYSGVGKRDSEIREALEASILMFNVESVAELERINAVAGEMGTIAQVGFRINPNVDPQTHPYISTGMQKNKFGLDVEHSMEAYKMAAEMPNVEPIGMDCHIGSQLTSISPFLEALDILLSFYEELIKIGINIKYLDLGGGLGIPYDAEEPPHPTEFGQALSEKLKGLPLKVILEPGRVIAGNAGIMVTKVVYTKSNPSKNFLIVDAGMNDLIRPSLYGSFHRIEEVEPKGRAPKTFDVVGPICESGDFLARDRELPEVKQTERLVLYSAGAYGFTMSSNYNSRPRACELLVDGDKVTVARKRETYDDLIINEL; encoded by the coding sequence ATGCATCATTTTGAACATCGCGACGGCGTACTGTTTGCTGAAGAACTGAGCGTCACCCAATTGGCCGAAACATACGGTACCCCGCTCTATATTTATTCCGCAGCCACCTTCAAACGGCATTATCAAGCCTTTGATTCCGCCTTCAAGGACCTGGATCACCTGACCTGTTTTTCGGTTAAAGCAAATTCCAATCTGTCGGTTCTCAAGTTGCTTGCCGAACAAGGGGCGGGCATGGATATCGTCTCTGGAGGAGAACTTTATCGCGCCCTGCGAGCAGGTGTGGATCCTTCCAGAATCGTTTACTCCGGTGTTGGCAAACGCGATTCGGAAATACGTGAAGCCCTGGAAGCCAGCATTCTCATGTTCAATGTGGAATCCGTGGCAGAACTGGAAAGAATCAATGCCGTTGCCGGGGAAATGGGAACCATCGCCCAGGTCGGCTTTCGCATCAATCCCAACGTGGACCCGCAGACCCATCCCTATATTTCGACGGGTATGCAGAAAAACAAATTCGGTCTGGATGTCGAACATTCGATGGAAGCTTACAAGATGGCTGCCGAGATGCCCAACGTGGAACCTATAGGCATGGATTGCCACATAGGCTCCCAACTGACCAGTATCTCGCCATTTCTGGAAGCTCTTGATATATTACTCTCTTTTTATGAAGAACTCATAAAAATCGGCATCAATATCAAATACCTTGATCTCGGTGGAGGCCTTGGTATCCCTTATGACGCCGAGGAACCGCCGCATCCCACCGAGTTCGGACAGGCCTTGAGCGAGAAACTCAAAGGGCTGCCCCTCAAAGTCATTCTGGAGCCTGGTCGCGTGATTGCCGGGAATGCTGGTATCATGGTCACCAAGGTGGTGTATACCAAGTCCAATCCCAGCAAGAACTTCCTGATTGTAGACGCTGGTATGAATGACCTGATTCGCCCCAGCCTTTACGGATCGTTCCATCGCATTGAAGAAGTGGAGCCGAAAGGTCGGGCGCCCAAGACTTTTGATGTGGTTGGTCCCATATGCGAATCAGGGGATTTCCTGGCTCGTGACCGGGAGTTGCCCGAGGTGAAGCAGACGGAGCGTCTTGTGCTCTACTCCGCCGGAGCCTATGGTTTCACCATGTCCTCCAATTACAACAGCCGACCTCGTGCCTGCGAGTTGCTCGTGGATGGAGACAAGGTCACTGTCGCCAGGAAACGCGAGACGTACGACGATCTCATAATCAACGAACTCTAG
- the mutS gene encoding DNA mismatch repair protein MutS — protein sequence MLEQYLHFKEEHPDCLLFFRMGDFYELFFEDAEIVARAVQITLTSRNPNDENPIPMCGMPHHSVEPYLSQLLNKGYKIAICDQIENPKEAKGLVKRDVTRVLTPGTVVEDSNLKSKGNNYLGSLYWDSAKDAGGIAWLDFSTGQWSGLHSRRESELWQWMVKINPSELLLPQGKKVPPQFGELSSQVTYVVPGTYFDLATGRNRILEMQGVADLDSLGLSNRNELVRACGCLLTYLDHTQKGKFGHLGEFKPLNLTKHLLLDEITERNLEIFRRLDGKTGIGTLWHVMDKTLTPMGGRLLEARLRQPWRQLGPIEATLDCVSFFFERDQLRSGIRHGLDSVYDLERLSTRIFLGRATPKDFIALQRSLSTLPILKNHLEDQVMDNAPSLNKIFDKWDGMEDLSALLDSALVENPPPVITDGGLFKKGFDPTLDELIELNEHGEDKLNELYKEELSKNDIPKLKLGFNKVFGYYFEVSKAYKGQVPEYFIRRQTLVSSERYITPQLKELEDRIISASEERKSLEYKLFQQLRERLAQARSRFQFMADIVAALDYWQGLAEAARTNEWSRPVLHDGLEIEIVSGRHPVVEAAMGASNYIPGDLRMDPDRRILLITGPNMAGKSTVLRQVAILTIMAQIGSFVPAKSARLGLADRVFSRVGASDNLAQGHSTFMVEMTETARILRQATKRSLVILDEIGRGTSTYDGLSLAWAVVEELSTRARGGIRTLFATHYHELTSLEGKIEGLRNLNIAVKEWKGDIVFLRRLVPGPADRSYGIEVARLAGVPKSVVDRAREILAKLEEKSQDNQSKGSVERASQTLLPGFGAPPIVISGELTEHPIVTQLTELDVDGMTPIQALMLLNQWKDMVKE from the coding sequence ATGCTTGAGCAGTACCTCCATTTCAAGGAGGAACATCCCGATTGCCTGCTGTTTTTTCGCATGGGCGATTTCTATGAGCTTTTCTTCGAAGACGCCGAGATAGTGGCCAGGGCCGTGCAGATTACCCTGACCAGCCGTAACCCCAACGATGAAAATCCTATTCCCATGTGCGGTATGCCCCACCATTCAGTGGAGCCATACTTGAGCCAATTGCTCAACAAAGGGTACAAGATCGCCATCTGTGATCAGATTGAGAACCCCAAGGAAGCCAAGGGGTTGGTTAAACGTGACGTGACGCGGGTGCTCACGCCTGGAACCGTGGTTGAAGATTCCAATCTGAAATCCAAAGGCAACAATTATCTTGGGTCCCTCTATTGGGATTCCGCCAAGGACGCAGGCGGCATTGCCTGGCTCGATTTTTCCACTGGTCAGTGGTCGGGACTGCATAGCCGCCGGGAATCCGAACTGTGGCAGTGGATGGTCAAAATCAATCCCAGTGAACTCCTTCTCCCCCAGGGCAAGAAGGTACCGCCGCAATTCGGAGAGCTGTCCTCTCAGGTAACCTATGTTGTGCCGGGGACATATTTCGATCTTGCCACAGGCAGGAATAGAATCCTTGAAATGCAGGGAGTTGCCGACTTGGACAGTCTGGGGCTGTCCAACCGGAACGAATTGGTACGGGCCTGTGGCTGTCTTTTGACCTATTTGGATCATACCCAGAAAGGGAAATTCGGGCATTTGGGCGAATTCAAACCCTTGAATCTGACCAAACATCTGTTGCTTGATGAGATAACTGAAAGAAATCTTGAAATATTCAGACGCCTTGATGGCAAGACCGGTATCGGCACACTCTGGCATGTCATGGATAAAACCTTGACCCCCATGGGTGGTCGACTGCTTGAAGCACGCCTGCGTCAGCCCTGGCGGCAACTGGGGCCTATTGAAGCAACGCTCGATTGCGTGAGCTTCTTCTTTGAGCGGGACCAGCTGCGCAGCGGCATCCGGCACGGCCTGGATTCCGTGTACGATCTCGAACGGCTCTCCACGCGTATTTTTCTGGGCCGAGCCACTCCAAAGGATTTCATCGCCCTTCAGCGAAGCCTGTCCACGCTACCGATCCTCAAGAATCATCTGGAGGATCAAGTTATGGACAATGCTCCAAGCTTGAATAAAATATTCGACAAATGGGATGGGATGGAAGATCTCTCCGCCCTTCTTGATTCTGCATTGGTGGAAAATCCCCCCCCGGTGATCACTGACGGCGGTTTGTTCAAAAAAGGGTTTGATCCGACCTTGGATGAGCTGATCGAACTCAACGAGCATGGAGAAGACAAGCTCAACGAGCTCTATAAAGAAGAGTTGTCCAAGAACGATATTCCCAAGCTCAAACTGGGTTTCAACAAGGTCTTTGGTTATTATTTCGAAGTTTCCAAGGCGTACAAGGGGCAAGTGCCCGAGTATTTCATCCGTCGCCAGACCCTGGTCAGCAGCGAGCGGTATATCACGCCTCAACTCAAAGAACTCGAAGACCGGATTATTTCTGCCTCTGAGGAACGCAAGAGTCTGGAATACAAATTGTTTCAGCAGTTGCGTGAACGTCTTGCCCAGGCTCGCAGTCGTTTTCAGTTCATGGCCGACATCGTGGCGGCCCTGGACTATTGGCAGGGACTGGCCGAGGCGGCCCGGACGAATGAATGGAGCCGCCCTGTCCTTCATGACGGGCTGGAAATCGAAATCGTATCGGGGCGTCACCCTGTGGTGGAAGCCGCCATGGGCGCGTCCAACTACATACCGGGTGATCTGAGAATGGACCCGGACCGGCGCATCCTGCTCATCACCGGCCCGAATATGGCCGGTAAGTCCACGGTACTCAGGCAGGTGGCCATTCTGACCATCATGGCCCAGATCGGGTCATTCGTTCCGGCAAAATCCGCTCGCTTGGGGCTTGCCGATCGTGTTTTTTCGCGGGTGGGAGCTTCGGACAACCTGGCCCAGGGGCATTCGACCTTCATGGTGGAAATGACTGAAACAGCACGCATTCTCAGGCAGGCTACCAAACGCAGCCTGGTGATATTGGATGAAATCGGACGCGGCACCAGCACCTATGACGGCCTTTCCCTGGCATGGGCCGTAGTCGAAGAATTATCCACCCGTGCTCGCGGCGGCATCCGTACCCTTTTCGCTACCCATTATCACGAGCTGACGTCTCTTGAAGGCAAGATCGAGGGATTGCGGAATCTCAATATCGCGGTCAAGGAATGGAAAGGCGATATCGTGTTTTTACGCCGACTTGTACCCGGCCCGGCCGATCGCAGCTACGGCATCGAGGTGGCCCGTCTGGCAGGTGTGCCCAAATCGGTGGTAGACCGCGCTCGCGAAATCCTTGCGAAACTCGAAGAAAAATCGCAGGATAACCAATCCAAAGGATCAGTTGAACGGGCATCGCAAACTCTTCTGCCAGGGTTCGGCGCTCCTCCCATCGTGATCAGTGGTGAGTTGACTGAGCATCCGATCGTCACCCAGCTAACTGAGCTTGATGTGGACGGCATGACGCCCATTCAGGCGCTAATGCTGCTTAACCAATGGAAAGACATGGTCAAGGAATAG
- a CDS encoding tetratricopeptide repeat protein: MVWNFFSRHKTPSFDLNLQAARAAGGGESLPVQDTRAAIEELSKVVQNDPEAVEIYLALGSLYRSQGEIERAIQIRNSLIVRPGLDREFKARAWFELGRDFRRAGFLDRAEKAFHEARSLGQDPSSIHQEMARLTAERGDFEKAAESYGQLNLPLPQAHYLVRLAMDRFAEGNDAQGNRSLRHAIRAYPGAVEAWLEQLVQAYKGGGVNKVADILGQALQQVEPELRFVLFEGLLLVLDKAEKAKQASFGEETEWSSACSDNKLVAVLLPIIETQEPDALLLYYGALLLLKIGDLDNARSWLEKALMLQPNFWLARLELFELSRADQTLTPFYKEQLSFFIGRARNVRRFFCRRCGLKRDQLFFNCPRCRSWHSIAFRIDISE, from the coding sequence ATGGTTTGGAATTTTTTCAGTCGTCACAAGACACCGAGCTTTGATTTGAACCTTCAGGCAGCCCGTGCTGCTGGCGGAGGCGAATCCTTACCCGTGCAGGATACTCGCGCGGCTATTGAAGAGCTGAGCAAGGTTGTCCAAAATGATCCGGAAGCGGTTGAAATCTATCTTGCGCTCGGGAGTCTTTACCGTTCCCAGGGAGAAATCGAGCGCGCCATCCAAATCAGAAACAGCCTCATTGTCAGGCCGGGACTTGACCGTGAATTCAAGGCTCGCGCCTGGTTCGAACTTGGGCGCGATTTTCGCCGCGCCGGTTTTCTTGATCGAGCGGAGAAGGCCTTCCATGAAGCCCGATCGCTCGGCCAGGATCCCAGCTCCATTCATCAGGAAATGGCTCGGCTCACTGCTGAACGTGGAGATTTCGAGAAAGCGGCTGAGTCCTACGGGCAACTCAATTTGCCCCTTCCACAGGCGCATTACCTGGTCCGCCTTGCCATGGATCGATTCGCCGAAGGAAATGATGCACAGGGCAACCGCTCGCTTCGCCATGCCATCCGGGCCTATCCCGGTGCCGTGGAGGCTTGGTTGGAACAACTTGTCCAGGCATACAAAGGCGGCGGCGTCAACAAGGTTGCCGACATACTCGGCCAGGCATTGCAACAGGTTGAGCCTGAATTGCGTTTTGTGCTTTTCGAAGGACTCCTGCTTGTTCTCGACAAGGCGGAAAAGGCCAAGCAGGCCTCTTTCGGTGAAGAGACCGAGTGGTCCAGTGCTTGTTCAGACAACAAGCTTGTTGCTGTTCTTTTGCCGATTATTGAAACTCAGGAGCCGGACGCACTGTTGCTTTACTATGGGGCCTTGTTGCTTCTCAAGATCGGTGACCTTGACAACGCCCGATCCTGGCTTGAAAAGGCCTTGATGCTGCAACCAAACTTCTGGCTTGCGCGGTTGGAGCTTTTCGAGCTGTCACGGGCTGATCAGACATTGACCCCTTTCTACAAGGAACAGCTTTCCTTCTTCATTGGCCGCGCCCGAAATGTTCGCAGGTTCTTTTGCCGCCGTTGCGGTCTGAAACGTGATCAACTGTTTTTCAATTGCCCTCGCTGTCGCAGTTGGCACTCCATCGCTTTTCGAATTGATATTTCTGAATAA
- a CDS encoding lipopolysaccharide assembly protein LapA domain-containing protein — protein sequence MRFIKVLFLLALFVFSILFFSQNNDVLLQGLTLVLDIPYVATLHSIPLPFGVLILAAFVAGSLLTIIYFIIDKFRSGANLKECRTRMASLEQELNSLRNMPISEDQPYNEVKEDDQL from the coding sequence ATGCGTTTTATCAAAGTGTTATTTCTGTTGGCTCTTTTTGTCTTTTCCATCCTTTTTTTCAGTCAGAATAATGATGTCCTGCTACAGGGGCTGACTTTGGTCCTGGATATACCCTATGTGGCTACCCTGCATTCAATCCCCCTGCCCTTTGGCGTTCTTATTCTGGCAGCCTTTGTCGCAGGCTCCCTGCTGACCATCATTTATTTCATCATTGATAAATTCCGTTCTGGAGCCAACCTCAAGGAATGCCGGACTCGCATGGCCAGTCTCGAACAGGAACTCAATTCTCTGCGCAATATGCCCATCAGTGAAGATCAGCCGTACAATGAAGTGAAAGAAGACGATCAACTTTAA
- a CDS encoding HIT domain-containing protein, with the protein MEVLWAPWRLNYILGPKPEECVFCIPGDTAEDEERCILARGEHCFVIMNKFPYNNGHLMVTPYRHVSNLTELTLEESNDCMLWLRRCTDILEKAFNPQGINLGLNLGEAAGAGIAQHMHFQIVPRWNGDASFMAVFSETTVIPEHLSSTYSRLKPLFDEITA; encoded by the coding sequence ATGGAAGTCTTGTGGGCGCCTTGGCGCCTGAACTACATACTCGGACCGAAACCTGAAGAATGCGTTTTCTGCATCCCCGGGGATACGGCTGAAGACGAAGAGCGGTGTATTCTTGCCCGCGGAGAACATTGCTTTGTCATAATGAATAAATTTCCATACAATAATGGACACCTCATGGTTACTCCCTATCGTCATGTGAGCAACCTGACGGAGTTGACGTTGGAAGAATCCAACGATTGTATGTTGTGGCTCAGGCGCTGTACCGATATATTGGAAAAAGCCTTCAACCCTCAGGGGATCAACCTGGGACTCAATCTTGGAGAAGCGGCCGGAGCAGGTATTGCCCAGCACATGCATTTTCAGATAGTCCCCCGCTGGAACGGTGATGCGTCCTTCATGGCCGTTTTTAGCGAGACCACGGTTATTCCCGAACATCTGTCTTCAACTTACAGCCGTCTCAAGCCGCTGTTTGATGAAATAACTGCTTAA